Proteins encoded in a region of the Pseudomonas sp. PDNC002 genome:
- a CDS encoding chemotaxis protein CheW, protein MKKTSAQGAEDPILQWVTFRLDNETYGINVMQVQEVLRYTEIAPVPGAPSYVLGIINLRGNVVTVIDTRQRFGLDPAPVSDNTRIVIIEADKQVVGILVDSVAEVVYLRQSEIETAPNVGNEESAKFIQGVCNKNGELLILVELDKMMTEEEWSELESI, encoded by the coding sequence ATGAAGAAAACGTCAGCGCAAGGTGCCGAAGATCCGATTCTGCAGTGGGTCACCTTCCGCCTGGACAACGAGACCTACGGCATCAACGTGATGCAGGTCCAGGAAGTGCTGCGCTACACCGAGATCGCGCCGGTCCCGGGTGCCCCGAGCTATGTGCTGGGCATCATCAACCTGCGCGGCAACGTGGTCACCGTGATCGACACCCGCCAGCGCTTCGGCCTGGACCCGGCGCCGGTCTCGGACAATACCCGCATCGTCATCATCGAAGCCGACAAGCAGGTCGTGGGCATCCTGGTCGACAGCGTCGCCGAGGTCGTCTACCTGCGCCAGTCCGAGATCGAGACCGCGCCGAACGTCGGTAACGAGGAATCGGCCAAGTTCATCCAGGGCGTCTGCAACAAGAACGGCGAGCTGCTGATCCTGGTCGAGCTGGACAAGATGATGACTGAGGAAGAGTGGTCGGAGCTGGAGAGCATCTGA
- a CDS encoding DUF2802 domain-containing protein codes for MACVWLSGRQRAQEAQAAELAKQLAVFEQRLKEQGKRMESYQQINIRMGEELRELSKQVAPLPERLVRIEQRDPTSLSFSQAARLVGMGASPEDLTQSCGLSQAEAELVARLHQGKPRD; via the coding sequence ATGGCCTGCGTCTGGCTGTCCGGTCGTCAGCGCGCCCAGGAGGCGCAGGCGGCGGAGCTGGCCAAGCAACTGGCCGTGTTCGAACAGCGCCTGAAGGAACAGGGCAAGCGCATGGAGTCCTACCAGCAGATCAATATCCGCATGGGCGAGGAGCTGCGCGAGCTGAGCAAGCAGGTCGCGCCGTTGCCCGAGCGGCTGGTACGCATCGAGCAGCGCGACCCCACCAGCCTCTCGTTCAGCCAGGCCGCGCGCCTGGTCGGCATGGGCGCCAGCCCCGAGGACCTGACCCAGAGCTGCGGCCTGTCCCAGGCCGAGGCCGAGCTGGTCGCCCGCTTGCACCAGGGCAAGCCGCGCGACTGA
- a CDS encoding EscU/YscU/HrcU family type III secretion system export apparatus switch protein has translation MKKVRKPPRQVIALNYDGQSAPTLTAKGDDELAETILAIARHHEVPIYENGELVRLLARLELGDAIPEALYRTIAEIIAFAWYLKGKSPLNEAPGAAPDAMPLLLEGPGSRRD, from the coding sequence ATGAAGAAAGTCAGGAAACCGCCACGCCAGGTCATCGCGCTCAACTACGACGGTCAGAGTGCGCCGACCCTCACCGCCAAGGGCGACGACGAACTGGCGGAAACCATTCTCGCCATCGCCCGGCACCACGAAGTACCGATCTACGAGAATGGCGAGCTGGTGCGCCTGCTGGCACGACTGGAACTGGGCGACGCGATACCCGAGGCGCTCTACCGCACCATCGCCGAGATCATCGCCTTCGCCTGGTACCTCAAGGGCAAGAGCCCCCTGAACGAAGCGCCGGGAGCTGCGCCGGATGCGATGCCCCTGTTGCTGGAAGGACCGGGCTCGCGGCGCGACTGA
- a CDS encoding flagellar hook-length control protein FliK: MPSEIGASRPLPPTPSLRSPQNTAELTLKLAQSLGDLLPPGEKANAEVLAVREGQVNFQLLLRLTMASGQQALVVAESPQALPKGSTLQLATLTQTNLAATLLNQTTPSAGGISQAPLSSLDLDLLPVGTLIQGKVDASQLIAQGKAEQAVYKVLVTLFNTPLAGRQLSIESPNPLPLNSLLSARVQDQQALQFLPLNSRLDQLDLSLQLNAQQSRQGSLDGLFKALRGVGDSQDLSPELRQTVDKLLGALPDVRQLSDAKGVAQAIQHSGAFLEAQLLRGADNLPQDLKANLLRLIAQLMPAVQGGTAAAVLSNLPGNALAGANNLAQALPAFVRNALGVIGQAGGRTPPPASFPLPTRLSQELEEEGDLEALLKLAAAAVSRLQTHQLGSLAQSDVLPDGTVINTWQLEIPMRQQHQMVPIQIRIQQEEKDSQGSDREQPPRDTLWRVDLAFDLERLGPLQVQATLAHGSIGSQLWAERAATASLIDRELNTLRQRLNDAGLTVGELSCRQGKPPQGARTAVEQRWVDEKA, from the coding sequence ATGCCGAGCGAAATTGGCGCCTCGCGCCCGCTACCGCCCACGCCGTCGCTGCGCAGCCCGCAGAACACGGCCGAGCTGACGCTCAAGCTTGCGCAGAGTCTGGGCGATCTGCTGCCGCCCGGCGAAAAGGCCAACGCCGAAGTGCTGGCGGTACGTGAAGGGCAAGTGAATTTCCAGCTGCTGCTACGCCTGACCATGGCCAGCGGACAGCAAGCGCTGGTCGTGGCGGAAAGCCCGCAGGCGCTGCCCAAGGGCAGCACCCTGCAACTCGCGACACTGACCCAGACCAACCTCGCCGCCACTCTGCTCAACCAGACGACGCCCAGCGCAGGCGGGATCAGCCAGGCGCCGCTGAGCAGCCTCGACCTCGACCTGCTGCCGGTCGGCACGCTGATCCAGGGCAAGGTGGACGCCAGCCAGCTGATTGCCCAGGGCAAGGCGGAACAGGCGGTCTATAAAGTGCTGGTGACCCTGTTCAACACACCCCTGGCTGGCCGCCAGCTGAGTATCGAATCGCCGAATCCGCTGCCCCTCAACAGCCTGCTCAGCGCCCGGGTGCAGGACCAGCAGGCGCTGCAGTTCCTGCCGCTGAACAGCCGCCTCGACCAGCTCGACCTCAGCCTGCAACTCAACGCCCAGCAGAGCCGCCAGGGTTCGCTGGACGGCCTGTTCAAGGCGCTGCGGGGCGTCGGCGACAGCCAGGACCTCTCGCCGGAGCTGCGCCAGACGGTGGACAAGCTGCTCGGCGCCCTCCCCGACGTGCGCCAGCTCAGCGATGCCAAAGGCGTGGCCCAGGCCATCCAGCACAGCGGCGCCTTCCTCGAAGCCCAGCTGCTGCGCGGCGCGGACAACCTGCCCCAGGACCTCAAGGCCAACCTGCTGCGCTTGATCGCCCAACTGATGCCAGCCGTGCAGGGAGGCACAGCCGCCGCGGTGCTGAGCAATCTGCCGGGCAACGCCCTGGCCGGAGCCAACAATCTGGCGCAGGCGCTGCCGGCCTTCGTGCGCAACGCCCTCGGCGTGATCGGCCAGGCCGGCGGACGCACGCCGCCCCCGGCCAGCTTCCCGCTGCCCACCCGGTTGAGCCAGGAACTGGAAGAGGAAGGCGACCTGGAAGCCCTGCTGAAACTGGCCGCCGCCGCGGTATCGCGGTTGCAGACTCACCAGCTCGGCAGCCTGGCGCAGAGCGACGTACTGCCCGACGGCACGGTGATCAATACCTGGCAGCTGGAAATCCCGATGCGCCAGCAGCACCAGATGGTGCCGATCCAGATACGCATTCAACAGGAAGAAAAGGACAGCCAGGGCAGCGACCGCGAGCAGCCGCCGAGGGACACGCTCTGGCGCGTCGACCTGGCCTTCGATCTCGAGCGCCTGGGCCCGCTGCAGGTACAGGCCACCCTCGCCCACGGCAGTATCGGCAGCCAGCTCTGGGCGGAACGCGCCGCCACCGCGAGCCTCATCGACCGCGAACTGAACACCCTGCGCCAGCGCCTGAACGACGCCGGCCTCACCGTCGGCGAGCTGAGCTGCCGCCAGGGCAAGCCGCCGCAGGGCGCACGCACGGCCGTGGAACAACGCTGGGTGGACGAGAAGGCATGA
- a CDS encoding serine acetyltransferase, which yields MTFSELKRLWRIEMLGGEQRHFSWTRLFRRYRQRARYRYMFWFRLAQFLHSSPRRFWQKRAERMGDRLAERFGIEIPVTIPVGEGLYIPHLVGIVITRKAVIGKNFSIFQNTTIGQKSDRSRTIVIGDNVSIGANVCIIGDGLRIGDNVTIGASAFVNRDIPANHAYISRHTHSLIEQRHGQSPISTMHTRNTRDEEAQPQDGSAVEARCSA from the coding sequence ATGACCTTTTCGGAATTGAAGCGCTTGTGGCGAATCGAGATGCTGGGGGGCGAGCAACGCCATTTCAGCTGGACACGCCTGTTCCGACGCTATCGCCAGCGCGCTCGCTACCGCTACATGTTCTGGTTCCGTCTTGCCCAGTTCCTCCATTCGAGCCCGCGACGCTTCTGGCAGAAGCGCGCCGAGCGCATGGGCGATCGCCTCGCCGAGCGCTTCGGCATCGAGATCCCGGTGACCATTCCGGTCGGCGAGGGCCTCTATATTCCCCACCTGGTCGGCATCGTGATCACCCGCAAGGCGGTGATCGGCAAGAACTTCAGCATCTTCCAGAACACCACCATCGGCCAGAAGTCCGATCGCAGCCGCACCATCGTGATCGGCGATAACGTCAGCATCGGCGCCAATGTCTGCATCATCGGCGACGGCCTGCGGATCGGCGACAACGTCACGATCGGCGCCTCGGCGTTCGTCAATCGCGACATCCCGGCCAACCACGCCTATATCTCGCGGCATACCCATAGCCTGATCGAGCAGCGGCACGGGCAATCGCCCATCAGCACCATGCACACCCGCAATACCCGCGACGAAGAGGCGCAGCCGCAGGACGGCAGCGCCGTGGAAGCTCGTTGCAGCGCCTGA
- the ccmA gene encoding cytochrome c biogenesis heme-transporting ATPase CcmA: MPLTHPLLESVALACERDWRMLFERLDLRLGAGEMLQIVGPNGSGKTSLLRLLSGLMQPTAGEVLLNGKPLTEQRHELARLLLWIGHAAGIKGLLTAEENLAWLCALHQPANRDAIWQALEAVGLRGFEDVPCHTLSAGQQRRVALARLYLDAPPLWILDEPFTALDKQGVAQLEEHLAGHCERGGLVVLTTHHTLERMPAGYRALDLGQHAREAAR; this comes from the coding sequence ATGCCCTTGACCCATCCACTCCTCGAATCCGTGGCGCTCGCCTGCGAGCGGGATTGGCGCATGCTGTTCGAGCGTCTCGATTTGCGACTGGGCGCTGGCGAGATGCTACAGATCGTCGGTCCCAATGGCAGCGGCAAGACCAGCCTGTTGCGTCTGCTCAGCGGGCTGATGCAGCCCACCGCCGGTGAAGTGCTGCTCAACGGCAAGCCGCTGACCGAGCAGCGCCACGAATTGGCGCGGCTGCTGCTGTGGATCGGCCACGCCGCCGGCATCAAGGGCCTGCTGACCGCCGAGGAGAACCTCGCCTGGCTCTGCGCCCTGCACCAGCCGGCCAACCGCGATGCCATCTGGCAAGCGCTGGAAGCCGTCGGCCTGCGCGGTTTCGAGGACGTTCCCTGTCACACCCTGTCCGCCGGCCAGCAGCGTCGCGTAGCCCTGGCGCGCCTGTACCTGGATGCGCCGCCGCTGTGGATCCTTGACGAACCCTTCACCGCCCTGGACAAGCAGGGCGTGGCGCAGCTCGAAGAACATCTCGCTGGCCATTGCGAGCGTGGCGGTCTGGTCGTGCTGACCACCCACCACACGCTGGAACGCATGCCCGCTGGCTACCGCGCCCTGGACCTGGGCCAGCACGCACGGGAGGCGGCGCGATGA
- the ccmB gene encoding heme exporter protein CcmB yields the protein MSNVFTLLLAREARLLFRRPAELANPLVFFAIVIALFPLAVGPESEMLKNLSPGLVWVAALLAVLLSLDGLFRSDFEDGSLEQWVLSPHPLPLLVLAKVLAHWLVSGLALVLLSPLFALMLGLPARCLPDLLLSLLLGTPILSLLGAVGAALTVGLKRGGLLLALLILPLYIPVLILGSGALQASLQGLPTAGHLLWLASLTALALTLTPFAIAAGLKISVGE from the coding sequence ATGAGCAACGTCTTCACCCTGCTGCTCGCCCGCGAAGCGCGCCTGCTGTTCCGCCGTCCGGCGGAGCTGGCCAATCCGCTGGTGTTCTTCGCCATCGTCATCGCGCTGTTTCCGCTTGCGGTCGGCCCCGAATCGGAAATGCTCAAGAACCTCTCGCCGGGGCTGGTCTGGGTCGCGGCATTGCTGGCGGTGCTGCTGTCGCTGGACGGCCTGTTCCGCAGCGATTTCGAGGATGGCTCCCTGGAACAGTGGGTCCTTTCGCCGCACCCCCTGCCACTACTGGTCCTGGCCAAAGTGCTGGCACACTGGCTGGTTTCAGGGCTCGCCCTGGTGCTGCTCTCGCCGTTGTTCGCCCTGATGCTGGGCCTGCCGGCGCGCTGCCTGCCGGACCTGCTGCTGTCGCTGCTGCTGGGCACGCCGATCCTGAGCCTGCTGGGCGCCGTGGGTGCCGCACTCACCGTCGGTCTCAAGCGAGGCGGCCTGCTGCTGGCCTTGCTGATCCTGCCGCTCTACATTCCGGTGCTGATCCTGGGCAGCGGAGCGCTGCAGGCGTCGCTGCAAGGGCTGCCCACCGCCGGGCACCTGCTGTGGCTGGCCAGCCTGACGGCGTTAGCATTGACGCTGACGCCCTTTGCCATCGCCGCCGGGCTGAAGATCAGCGTCGGCGAGTGA
- a CDS encoding heme ABC transporter permease, with translation MMNWTWFHKLGSPKWFYEISGRWLPWFAVAAIVLMVAGTVWGLAFAPPDYQQGNSFRIIYIHVPAAFLAQSCYVMLAVAGAIGLIWKMKIADVAVQCAAPIGAWMTFVALVTGAIWGKPTWGAWWVWDARLTSMLILLFLYFGIIALGQAITNRDSAAKACAVLAIVGVVNIPIIKYSVDWWNTLHQPATFTLTEKPPMPPEMWIPLLMMVAGFYCFFTVVLLMRMRLEVLKREARTSWVKAEVERAL, from the coding sequence ATGATGAACTGGACTTGGTTTCACAAGCTTGGCTCGCCCAAGTGGTTCTACGAGATCAGCGGACGCTGGCTGCCATGGTTCGCCGTCGCCGCGATCGTGCTGATGGTCGCCGGCACCGTCTGGGGCCTGGCCTTCGCGCCGCCGGACTACCAGCAGGGCAACAGCTTCCGGATCATCTATATCCACGTGCCCGCGGCGTTCCTCGCCCAGTCCTGCTACGTCATGCTCGCCGTGGCGGGCGCCATCGGGCTGATCTGGAAGATGAAGATCGCCGACGTCGCCGTGCAGTGCGCCGCGCCCATCGGCGCCTGGATGACCTTCGTCGCGCTGGTCACCGGCGCCATCTGGGGCAAGCCGACCTGGGGCGCCTGGTGGGTCTGGGACGCGCGCCTGACCTCGATGCTGATCCTGCTGTTCCTCTATTTCGGCATCATTGCCCTGGGCCAGGCCATCACTAATCGGGACAGCGCCGCCAAGGCCTGCGCGGTGCTGGCCATCGTCGGCGTGGTGAACATCCCGATCATCAAGTACTCGGTGGACTGGTGGAACACCCTGCACCAGCCGGCCACCTTCACCCTGACCGAAAAGCCGCCAATGCCGCCGGAGATGTGGATTCCGCTGCTGATGATGGTCGCCGGCTTCTACTGCTTCTTCACCGTGGTGCTGCTGATGCGCATGCGCCTGGAAGTGCTCAAGCGCGAAGCCCGCACGAGCTGGGTCAAGGCCGAGGTGGAGCGCGCGCTATGA
- the ccmD gene encoding heme exporter protein CcmD: MSFQSFSDFLAMGHHGPYVWSAYAICLVVLAINVVSPIVARRRYLQEEARRLRREASK; this comes from the coding sequence ATGAGTTTCCAGTCTTTCTCCGATTTCCTCGCCATGGGTCACCATGGTCCCTACGTGTGGTCCGCCTACGCCATCTGCCTGGTGGTCCTGGCGATCAACGTCGTCTCGCCGATCGTGGCGCGCCGGCGTTACCTGCAAGAAGAGGCGCGTCGTCTGCGCCGGGAGGCCAGCAAGTGA
- the ccmE gene encoding cytochrome c maturation protein CcmE, with the protein MNPVRKKRLYIVLAIVAGVGVAVSLALSALQENINLFYTPTQIANGEAPHDTRIRAGGMVEKGSLKRSADSLDVEFVVTDFAKEVTVKYRGILPDLFREGQGIVALGKINEAGVLTADEVLAKHDEKYMPPEVTKALKDSGKLEHYEASQNGGAAAQQGSN; encoded by the coding sequence GTGAATCCGGTCCGCAAGAAGCGTCTGTACATCGTCCTCGCCATCGTCGCTGGCGTTGGCGTCGCCGTCAGCCTGGCGCTGTCGGCCCTGCAGGAAAACATCAACCTGTTCTATACCCCGACCCAGATCGCCAACGGCGAAGCCCCGCATGACACGCGCATCCGCGCCGGTGGCATGGTGGAGAAAGGCTCGCTCAAGCGTTCGGCGGATTCGCTGGACGTGGAGTTCGTGGTCACCGACTTCGCCAAGGAAGTCACGGTGAAATACCGCGGCATCCTCCCGGACCTGTTCCGCGAAGGGCAGGGCATCGTTGCCCTCGGCAAGATCAACGAGGCCGGCGTACTGACCGCCGACGAAGTCCTGGCCAAGCACGACGAGAAGTACATGCCGCCGGAAGTCACCAAGGCGCTCAAGGACAGCGGCAAGCTGGAACACTACGAGGCCAGCCAGAACGGCGGCGCCGCAGCCCAGCAGGGGAGCAACTGA
- a CDS encoding heme lyase CcmF/NrfE family subunit has translation MVPELGHLSLILALCMALVMSFFPLIGAWRGDRQWMSLARPAAWGQFAFLLFSFGCLTWAFLHDDFSVAYVASNSNSALPWFYKFSAVWGAHEGSLLLWALILGGWTFAVSVFSRQLPEVMLARVLAVMGMISTGFLLFLIITSNPFSRLLPQVPADGNDLNPLLQDPGLIFHPPMLYMGYVGFSVAFAFAIAALLGGRLDAAWARWSRPWTLVAWTFLGIGIVLGSWWAYYELGWGGWWFWDPVENASFMPWLVGTALIHSLAVTEKRGVFKSWTVLLAIAAFSLSLLGTFLVRSGVLTSVHAFASDPERGVFILAFLLLVVGGSLTLFALRAPVVKSQVGFALWSRETLLLGNNLVLVVTASMILLGTLYPLVLDAISGAKLSVGPPYFNALFVPLMAILMLALAVGVLVRWKDTPTRWLRNMLTPVLIGTVVLGGLGSFLYGELHWEVLSVFMLAAWVVLAGVRDFFDKVRHKGVIAGAAGLNRSYWGMQLAHFGIAICAIGVVLTSQFSAQRDLRMAPGESVELAGYQFRFEGTHHFEGPNFTSDKGTVRVTRNGSEVATLHPEKRLYSVQNSMMTEAGIHGSLTRDLYVALGEPLDNGAWAVRVHIKPFVRFIWLGGLMMALGGVLAALDRRYRLKVKTRVREALGFAGQGA, from the coding sequence ATGGTTCCCGAACTCGGTCATCTCTCGCTGATCCTCGCGCTGTGCATGGCGCTGGTGATGTCGTTCTTCCCGCTGATCGGCGCCTGGCGCGGCGATCGCCAGTGGATGAGCCTGGCGCGCCCGGCAGCCTGGGGGCAGTTCGCCTTTCTGCTGTTCTCTTTCGGCTGCCTGACCTGGGCCTTCCTCCACGATGATTTCTCGGTGGCCTACGTCGCCAGCAACTCCAACAGCGCGCTGCCGTGGTTCTACAAGTTCAGCGCCGTGTGGGGCGCGCACGAAGGCTCGCTGCTGCTCTGGGCGCTGATCCTGGGCGGCTGGACCTTTGCCGTGTCGGTTTTCTCCCGTCAGTTGCCCGAAGTGATGCTGGCCCGCGTGCTGGCCGTGATGGGCATGATCAGCACCGGTTTCCTGCTGTTCCTGATCATCACCTCCAACCCCTTCAGCCGCCTGCTGCCGCAGGTGCCGGCCGACGGCAACGACCTCAACCCGCTGCTGCAGGACCCGGGCCTGATCTTCCACCCGCCGATGCTCTACATGGGCTACGTGGGCTTCTCGGTGGCGTTCGCCTTCGCTATCGCCGCGCTGCTCGGCGGTCGCCTCGACGCCGCCTGGGCGCGCTGGTCGCGTCCGTGGACCCTGGTGGCCTGGACCTTCCTCGGCATCGGCATCGTGCTCGGCTCCTGGTGGGCCTACTACGAGTTGGGCTGGGGCGGCTGGTGGTTCTGGGACCCGGTGGAAAACGCCTCCTTCATGCCCTGGCTGGTGGGCACCGCGCTGATCCACTCGCTGGCGGTGACCGAGAAGCGCGGGGTGTTCAAGAGCTGGACCGTGCTGCTGGCCATCGCGGCCTTCTCGCTGAGCCTGCTGGGCACCTTCCTGGTGCGCTCCGGCGTACTGACCTCGGTGCACGCCTTCGCCTCGGACCCCGAGCGCGGCGTGTTCATCCTGGCCTTCCTGCTGCTGGTGGTCGGAGGCTCGCTGACGCTGTTCGCCCTGCGCGCGCCGGTGGTCAAGAGCCAGGTCGGCTTCGCCCTGTGGTCCCGCGAGACCCTGCTGCTGGGCAATAACCTGGTGCTGGTGGTGACCGCCTCGATGATCCTGCTGGGCACCCTCTATCCGCTGGTGCTCGACGCCATCAGCGGCGCCAAGCTGTCGGTCGGCCCGCCGTACTTCAACGCGCTGTTCGTGCCGCTCATGGCCATCCTCATGCTGGCCCTGGCGGTCGGCGTGCTGGTGCGCTGGAAGGACACCCCGACCCGCTGGCTGCGCAACATGCTCACCCCCGTGCTGATCGGCACCGTGGTGCTGGGCGGCCTGGGCAGCTTCCTGTATGGCGAGTTGCACTGGGAAGTGCTCAGCGTGTTCATGCTGGCCGCCTGGGTGGTGCTGGCCGGCGTGCGTGACTTCTTCGACAAGGTCCGCCACAAGGGCGTGATCGCCGGCGCCGCCGGCCTGAACCGCAGCTACTGGGGCATGCAGCTGGCGCACTTCGGTATCGCCATCTGCGCCATCGGCGTGGTGCTGACCAGCCAGTTCAGCGCCCAGCGCGACCTGCGCATGGCGCCGGGTGAATCGGTCGAGCTGGCCGGCTACCAGTTCCGCTTCGAGGGCACCCATCACTTCGAAGGCCCGAACTTCACTTCCGACAAGGGCACCGTCCGTGTGACCCGCAACGGTTCTGAAGTCGCGACCCTGCACCCAGAGAAGCGCCTGTACAGCGTGCAGAACTCGATGATGACCGAGGCCGGCATCCACGGCAGCCTGACCCGCGATCTCTACGTCGCCCTGGGCGAGCCGCTGGACAACGGCGCCTGGGCCGTGCGCGTGCACATCAAGCCGTTCGTGCGCTTCATCTGGCTTGGCGGCCTGATGATGGCCCTGGGTGGCGTGCTGGCGGCGCTCGACCGCCGCTACCGCCTGAAAGTGAAAACGCGTGTACGCGAAGCCCTGGGCTTCGCCGGACAGGGAGCCTGA
- the dsbE gene encoding thiol:disulfide interchange protein DsbE, whose translation MKRAILLLPLAIFLVVAVFLFRGLWLDPSELPSALIGKPFPAFSLPSVTEPGKTYTEADIKGKPALVNVWGTWCPTCRFEHPVLTDLAAKGVVIYGINYKDDGVAAQKWLKELHNPYLLNIADAQGTLGLDLGVYGAPETYIIDKDGIIRHKLVGAVDEKVWREQLAPIYQGLVDEAEGK comes from the coding sequence GTGAAGCGTGCGATCCTGCTGTTGCCCCTGGCGATCTTCCTGGTCGTCGCGGTATTCCTCTTCCGCGGTCTGTGGCTGGACCCCAGCGAGCTGCCCTCGGCGCTGATCGGCAAGCCGTTCCCAGCGTTCTCCCTGCCCAGCGTTACCGAGCCGGGCAAGACCTATACCGAGGCCGATATCAAGGGCAAGCCGGCGCTGGTCAACGTCTGGGGCACCTGGTGCCCGACCTGCCGCTTCGAGCACCCGGTGCTCACCGATCTCGCCGCCAAGGGCGTGGTGATCTACGGCATCAACTACAAGGATGACGGAGTCGCCGCACAGAAGTGGCTCAAGGAGCTGCACAATCCCTACCTGCTGAACATTGCCGATGCGCAAGGCACCCTGGGCCTGGACCTGGGTGTCTACGGCGCGCCGGAGACCTACATCATCGACAAGGACGGCATCATCCGCCACAAGCTGGTCGGCGCCGTCGACGAGAAGGTCTGGCGTGAACAACTGGCGCCGATCTACCAGGGTCTGGTCGACGAGGCGGAGGGCAAATGA
- a CDS encoding cytochrome c-type biogenesis protein codes for MKRLLTAAALGLCLTGIAQAAIDTYEFANDAERARFRDLTTELRCPKCQNQDIADSNAPIAADLRKQIYTQMAAGKSNQQIVDYMVDRYGEFVRYKPEVSERTWLLWFGPAALLGLGVIVIGAIVVRRRRPAADTSTTLSAEEQARLDHLLDNQDK; via the coding sequence ATGAAGCGTCTGCTTACTGCCGCTGCGCTCGGGCTGTGCCTCACCGGTATTGCCCAAGCTGCCATCGACACTTACGAGTTCGCCAATGACGCCGAGCGCGCGCGCTTCCGCGACCTGACCACCGAGCTGCGCTGCCCCAAGTGCCAGAACCAGGACATCGCCGACTCCAACGCGCCGATCGCCGCCGACCTGCGCAAGCAGATCTACACCCAGATGGCGGCCGGCAAGAGCAACCAGCAGATCGTCGACTACATGGTCGACCGCTACGGCGAATTCGTCCGCTACAAGCCCGAGGTCAGCGAGCGCACCTGGCTGCTCTGGTTCGGCCCCGCCGCACTGTTGGGCCTGGGCGTGATCGTGATCGGCGCCATCGTCGTGCGCCGTCGCCGCCCCGCCGCCGACACCTCCACCACGCTGTCCGCCGAGGAGCAGGCGCGTCTCGACCACTTGCTGGATAACCAAGACAAATGA
- the ccmI gene encoding c-type cytochrome biogenesis protein CcmI — protein MIDFWLAAGLLLLVALAFLLIPLLRGRRAQAEEDRTALNVALYQERLAELTTQRDNGTLDDAQLEAGRAEAARELLADTEGAADDRRSRLGRAAPLLVALVLPFLGLGLYLHWGASDKVALAREFATAPHSMEEMTTRLERAVQAQPDSAEGWYFLGRTYMTQNRAADAAKAFEQAARLSGRQPEVLGQWAQALYFAGDKALTRQVRDLADEALKKDPQEVTTLGLLGIAAFEDEKYADAIDYWGRLVAVLPQDDPSRSAIAGGIERARQRMVEMGQTPPQAPVAAATEGVTLKVKVDLTAAVKGQVKPDDSVFVFARAVSGPPMPLAVKRLKVSDLPSEVSLSDADAMMPQLKLSQHPQVQLVARISRAGNAITGEWIGRSEALSTANAGEQSVTIDSPDQK, from the coding sequence ATGATCGATTTCTGGCTCGCCGCCGGCCTGCTGTTGCTGGTGGCCCTGGCATTCCTGCTCATTCCGCTGCTGCGTGGCCGTCGCGCCCAGGCCGAGGAAGACCGCACCGCCCTCAACGTCGCCCTGTACCAGGAGCGCCTGGCCGAACTCACCACCCAGCGTGACAACGGTACCCTCGACGACGCCCAGCTCGAAGCCGGGCGCGCCGAAGCTGCCCGTGAGCTGCTGGCTGATACCGAAGGTGCCGCCGATGACCGCCGCTCCCGCCTGGGGCGCGCTGCGCCGCTGCTGGTGGCGCTGGTCCTGCCGTTCCTCGGGCTCGGTCTGTACCTGCACTGGGGCGCCAGCGACAAGGTCGCCCTGGCCCGCGAATTCGCCACCGCGCCGCATTCCATGGAAGAAATGACCACTCGCCTTGAGCGCGCGGTCCAGGCCCAGCCGGACTCCGCCGAGGGCTGGTACTTCCTCGGCCGCACCTACATGACCCAGAACCGCGCCGCCGATGCCGCCAAGGCCTTCGAGCAGGCCGCACGCCTTTCTGGCCGCCAGCCGGAAGTGCTCGGCCAGTGGGCCCAGGCGCTGTACTTCGCCGGCGACAAGGCGCTGACCCGGCAGGTCCGCGACCTGGCCGACGAAGCCCTGAAGAAGGACCCGCAGGAGGTCACCACCCTCGGCCTGCTCGGCATCGCCGCCTTCGAGGACGAGAAGTACGCCGACGCCATCGACTACTGGGGCCGCCTGGTCGCCGTGCTGCCGCAGGACGATCCGTCCCGCAGCGCCATCGCCGGTGGTATCGAACGCGCCCGCCAGCGCATGGTCGAGATGGGCCAGACGCCGCCGCAAGCGCCGGTCGCTGCCGCTACCGAGGGCGTGACCCTGAAGGTGAAGGTCGACCTCACCGCCGCCGTGAAGGGCCAGGTCAAGCCGGACGACAGCGTGTTCGTCTTCGCCCGCGCGGTGAGCGGCCCGCCGATGCCGCTGGCGGTGAAGCGCCTGAAGGTGTCCGACCTGCCCAGCGAGGTTTCCCTCAGCGATGCCGACGCGATGATGCCGCAGCTCAAGCTCTCGCAGCACCCGCAGGTGCAGCTCGTCGCGCGGATCTCCCGTGCCGGCAATGCCATCACCGGCGAATGGATCGGACGCAGCGAAGCGTTGTCTACTGCCAACGCGGGCGAGCAGAGCGTGACCATCGACAGCCCGGACCAGAAGTGA